Proteins from a single region of Gossypium arboreum isolate Shixiya-1 chromosome 1, ASM2569848v2, whole genome shotgun sequence:
- the LOC108482117 gene encoding pathogen-related protein-like: protein MATVPAAKDKYRSFLDDEADNVQWRHGGPPTYDVVNQLFEQGRTKEWEEGSLEEIVQNAIKTWEMELSHKVRLQDFKSINHEKFNLIVNGREGLKGEEALKMGSYNALLKNSLPKEFQYYKADEESFESSHEAFRSAFPRGFAWEVIHVYCGPPLIAFKFRHWGIFEGPFKGHAPTGETVEFYGIATVKVDEGLKVEEVEVYYDPAQLFGGLLKGAPISISSSPTHHASACPFHSSS, encoded by the exons ATGGCGACAGTTCCAGCAGCAAAAGATAAGTACAGGTCATTCCTGGACGATGAAGCAGATAACGTTCAATGGCGTCATGGTGGCCCTCCTACATACGATGTTGTCAATCAGCTCTTCGAACAAGGCCGTACGAAG GAATGGGAAGAAGGATCACTTGAAGAAATAGTGCAAAATGCTATAAAGACATGGGAGATGGAACTCTCCCACAAGGTTCGATTGCAAGACTTCAAGTCCATCAACCATGAAAAATTCAACCTCATCGTTAATG GAAGAGAAGGATTAAAAGGAGAAGAAGCACTAAAGATGGGCAGTTACAATGCATTATTGAAGAACTCACTGCCAAAAGAGTTTCAATATTACAAAGCAGATGAAGAGAGCTTTGAATCATCGCATGAAGCATTTCGTTCAGCTTTTCCTCGTGGATTTGCATGGGAAGTCATCCATGTTTACTGTGGACCTCCTTTGATTGCTTTCAAGTTCAGGCATTGGGGTATTTTTGAGGGTCCTTTTAAAGGACATGCCCCTACTGGAGAAACGGTTGAATTCTATGGGATAGCTACTgttaag GTTGACGAAGGATTGAAGGTAGAAGAAGTGGAGGTATACTATGACCCAGCTCAGCTATTTGGCGGCCTATTGAAAGGTGCCCCCATCTCCATTTCTTCTTCACCAACTCATCATGCCTCTGCCTGCCCTTTCCATTCCTCTTCTTAA